The Clostridium sporogenes region ATACTTTTTCATTAACTTTATCATATACACTAATTTTGCAAAGTGTTCCTAAACAAAATTCATCTTTTGATATTGGCGCATTGTAAGCACGTTTAGAAAATACGTCTAAAGTAACAATGATTATTAAAATAACAACCATTATTATTGTTAAAATTAATCTTTTATTAAGTTTCATTTTAACATCTCCCCTACCCAAATAATTTATTTTATTGCTGAATTGTAGAGTTTTTATACATTAAATAGAGTTAAACATCTTCCGTACATATGGCTTCAATAGACTTCTTCTTAAAAATGTATCATATTTTACTAAAATCATATCATTTAATGGCAATAATTCAATCATTAGTTAACAAATAATCTTCCCTACATCCCATAATTTAGAGGCATTTTACAAAAAGAAGATTTAATTTTTTATTTGGAAAGTTAATAACATATATGTAATTAATTACATACATTATTTTTCTAGATATCTATTTTCAATAAAACTATTTATTGTATGTTTTGTAAGGTTAACTTGACATTGGAATAATTTGTTGATATATTTGCAATGTAAGGTTAACATTACAGGAGTGATTATTAATGAAGAATAGAATAAAAGAATTTCGTGAAGTTTTTGGATTAACACAAGAACAATTAGGAAAACTTATAGGTGTGTCAAGACAAGCAATTAATGCTATTGAAACAGAAAAGTTTGAACCATCTATATGGTTGGCTTATGATATTTGTAAAATATTTCATCGCTCTATAGAAGAGGTTTTTCTTTTTGAGGAAAGTGAAAAAAAATCCAGGGCACGGCAAAGTAGAGGTGTATTTTAAATGGCATTAAGACAAATTAGGATGTTTGATGATAAAATATTGAGAAAAAAGAGTAAAGTAGTTGAAGTAGTAGATGATAAAATAAGACAAATATTAAATGATATGGCAGATACTATGTATAATACAGAAAATGGGGGAGGATTAGCTGGGCCACAAGTTGGTATATTAAAACGATTGGTTGTAATTGATATGGGACAAGGGCTTATAAAATTAGTTAATCCAAAGATAATTAACAAAGAGGGAACCCAAGAAGTTATAGAGGGTTGTTTAAGTATTCCTAATACATGGGGAAAACTAATAAGACCTAAAAAGGTAACCATACAAGCATTAAATGAATGTGGTAAGAAGATTATACTAACAGGTACAGGAGATTTAGCAAAATGTTTCTGTCATGAAATAGACCATTTAGAAGGTATTGTTTTTACCGATTTAGTTACTAAATATATAAAATAGCATTACTTGTACTTTTTATTTTAATTTTTAACTTTTGGAGGAGTTATACTGTCTTCTTTTTTTAGCAAGGGTAATAACTCCATTTTAAATGTTGATTCCTTACAGCATTAAGTATCATAATAGGGTAAGGAAGTTAATTAAATACATTCATTTTTTTCAGTTGTGTATAAAACCAGTAGTTTATTAAGTATGGCAGTAAGTAGCTTATAAAGGTAAATCCTATATTCCAACCATTTGAATAGAATATCTTCCCACTTAATATTCCAAGCCATTCAAGGGAGGTTGTAAAAATTGTTGCAATAAATACAAGAATATAAGGGTTAATTTTTGACTTATTAATATAATGAATTAAATAAACTGAGAGTATAGGATATATTCCTAAATCATAGGGGATAGTAGCAAATTTACCATATTGTTGTGGATATATGCTCCAAAAGTTATAAAAGAATCCTAATGAATTCACTGTATATGCTATAACACTTTGAAAAGGTGCTATAGTAAAAAGTACTTTTCTATCTTTAAAATAAAATACTATGCCTGAAATCCACGGAATTATAAAAGCAATTATTATATTAAATAACATTAAATCACCTAATTAATATTTTTGCATTATTATATCCATTATTTAAATAAATATTATAAGTTGCATTGTAATATTTTTATTACGCGTATTTCTGTATAGCATATGATTAATTCATTTAAGTATTTTTAAGATATTTTATTCTTTTTATGGAAATTTATATTTCCCTTGTTAAATTCATTTGCTTCGATATTGGTTCCTATGTTCTATATTATAACTAAGAAAAGCATTCATAATTTTATTTAAAAGAATATATAGTAATTCTTTTAGTAGTAGTGGACTTAAATATAAAAAAGGGTTATAATATTTGTTATTAACAGATAATAAATATTATATAAAAGATAGGAGATAGTAATGAATAATAACGCAAATGAGCAAATAATGGATAAATTGAAGAAAGTATGCATATGTAAAAATATAAATAGATTGACTATAAAAAATGCTATAAAATCAGGAGCTAAAACGGTAGAAGAAGTTAGAAAAGCTACTGGAGCAGGTACTGGAGCGTGCAAGGGTAATAGATGCACTTATACTATAGAAAAATTATTAGAAGAGTACTCAAAATAATATAAAGGACTATAAAGTATTTTAAAGTTATGATTTTGTTGTGAACTTATTCCTTGCTTAATAAAAGTGTAAGCTATATATTTAAGATATTAATAATCTTTAAAGATATAAAAAAATTGTATTTAAAAATTAAATATAATTTTTAAGCATTATCAATATTATTGAATTATTTACTTCAATAAATTTTGATAATGTTTTTATTATTTTGTTATAGAATATACTCAACAAATTGAAGTATTATATATTTGATATTTTGCTTTATATGGAATAAAATGTGAGTATATTAAAAATAGCTAGTTATTAGTTTTGTAGTTAGGGGGATAATATGAAAGTAATATTATTGATTTTATTAATATTATTATTGGTTATAGTTTTTGTTGTATCGTGGAGATTAACAGATGTAGTTATTTATCCAATAGTAAGAAAGGCAGAATTTACTTATCAAAAAGAAATAGAACAGGGTGGATTTGTAGAAGAAGAATTTAATAAATTAGAAAAAGAGGAAATTACTATAAAATCCCCCTTCGGATATGATTTGAAGGGAATGTATTTCCCAGGCAAAAATCCGAAGAAAACTGTAATAATATGTCATGGGATAAAATGTAATTTATATAATTCAGTGAAATATATGAAAATATTTATGGAGAAAGGTTTTAATGGAGTAATATATGATCATAGAAATCATGGAAGTAGTGGTGGAGAAAATACTACCTTTGGTTATTATGAAAAACAAGATTTAAAAGTTGTTGCAGATTGGGTATTTGAAAGAAATGGTGAAGACTCTATAGTTGGTATTCATGGAGAATCTATGGGGGCAGGTACTATACTTCAAAATGCAGCAATTGATGATAGAATAGCTTTTTATGTGGCGGATTGCCCATATTCTAGTATGAAGGGTATATTACAGTTGAGGTTAAAAGAAGATTATAAATTGCCAGCTTTTCCCTTTATACCTGTGGCAAGTTTTATAAGTAAATTGAGAGTTGGAGTACTTTTTTCGCAAGTTTCTCCTATAAAAGATATAGAAAAAGTAGAAACACCTATACTTTTCATACATGGTATAGAGGATGAATATATACCAAAGGAAATGAGTATAGATATGTACAAAAATAAAAGAATAGGAATAAAAGATATATATTTGGCTCCCAATGCAGATCATGCAGAGTCTTATATAAAAAATAAAAAAGAGTATAAGGAACGTATATATAAATTTTTAGAAGAAATAAATTTATAAAAATATACTTATTTATTATATAAAGTAACGTTAATATTATTTTTATAATGGCACCCTTTTGTTAAAATTTACATAAAATATTAATATTTACAGATATTTTTTAATATTTAAAAATATACAGACAAATTTTAACATAAATAAGGATATATGAAGTTTGATTAGTATTTATCAAAGTGTTATGATTTATTCAAATAGGGGGTGGGGATTTATGGATGGAAGATTATATATTAGTAAGTTAGAAAATTCATACAGATCCCATTTTAAAATAAAGAAAGATACTTATTTTTTAGAAAATCATTTAGATATTTTAGCTCATTGTAAATTAGTTAATGTTAGAACAATGATTACAGAAAAAGATATTATTGATAGCTTTGAAACAAATGAATTTTGTTTTGTAAAACATTTAGATAATATTTCAAAAGAAACATTAGATAAGCATATAGACATGCTTATAGAAGCAGAGAAACTATGTGTAACACCTCATAAAGATCATAAAAGTTCCTATTTAACAGGCATATTAATAAGTGAAAATTCCATTGATGATAATATAAAACAATATGTTAAAAAGTTTAAATTTGCAAAGGCTTATAAATTTTATTGGTTTGGATGGTGCGATATAAGATTAATTGTGATAGATTTAAAAAACAAAGAAGTTATAACTAATAAAGCTGGTAAATTTGTTAAAAAGGTGTATCAAAAACACTTTAATAAAAATTAGGAGGGTTTTTTATGAACTCAGTAGTGTTACTTTTAACTGGTATCATTTTATTTTTGATTGCTTATCTAACCTACGGGAGATGGCTTGCTAAACACTGGGGCATAGATATAAGTAAGCAAACACCAGCTCATACTAAATTTGATAATGTGGATTATTGTCCAGCAGATGCTAAAATTTTATTAGGTCACCATTTCTCATCTATAGCAGGGGCAGGACCTATAGCAGGGCCTATACAAGCATCTATATTTGGATGGGTTCCTGTAATGTTATGGATTGTTATAGGAAGTATTTTTATAGGTGGTGTTCATGATTTTGGTTCTTTATTTGCATCTATAAGACATGGAGGAAACTCTATAGGAGAGATAATTCGTGTTAATATAGGGGAAAAGGGTAAAAAATTATTTAATATTTTTGCTTGGGTTACATTAGTTTTAGTTGTAGCAGCCTTTACAGACATTTGCGCCTCTACTTTTGCATATAATCCACAAACTCCAGAGCTTTTAACAGGAGCACGTTCTGGAACTGCTTCAATTTTATTTATAATACTAGCTATGGGCTTTGGATTTTTTGTATATAGAAGAAATGCTCCAGTAGGGGTATCTACAATAGTTGGAGTTGCTTTATTATTTTTCTGTATATATATAGGATATAGATTTCCAGTATTAAAATTAAGTAAGTTTCAATGGCAGATAATACTTTTAATATATATTACTGCAGCATCTACTATGCCAGTTTGGTTACTTTTACAACCAAGAGATTATCTTTGTTCATTTTTGTTGTATGCAATGCTTATAGGGGCTTTTATAGGTATATTAGTTCTTCATCCAACAATGCAATTAGCACCAACCACATCATTTACGGTAAAAGGTCAAACTTTATTCCCATTCTTATTTGTAACAGTAGCTTGTGGCGCAGTTTCAGGATTTCACTCTCTAGTAAGTTCAGGAACATCATCAAAACAATTAAATAGTGAAAAGGATACTCAACTTATAGGATATGGCTCCATGTTAATTGAAGGAGTTGTAGCTATTATAGCTTTAATTGCTGTAGGATATGTTGCTAAAGCTAAAGGTACACCAGCTCAAATTTTTGCTAATGGTTGCGCAGCTTTTATGAATTCTTTTGGAATACCATTGGCTATAGGTAAAGTATTCGTAACATTATCCTTCTCTGCTTTTGCTTTAACAAGTTTGGATACAGCTACAAGAATAGGAAGATATATATTCCAAGAGTTCTTCCAAGGCTCTAATGAAAAAGAGGTGGAAAAGAAATCAATATTTAGTAATATGTATGTATCTACACTAATAACAGTATTTTGCGCGTTAGGATTATTGTTATATGGATATGAAAAAATATGGCCAATATTTGGGTCAGCAAACCAATTATTAGCTGCATTAGCATTACTGTCATTAACAGCATGGCTTTCAAGAAGAGAAAAGAAGACAATAATGATAATAATACCAATGATATTCATGTTTGCAGTAACACTATCTGCACTATTCTTAATAATAAAATCCTATTTATTTGGAGCAAAGCCTAATTATATATTAGGAGTAATGGCAGTAATATTACTTGTATTAGCTGTAGTACTTGCAGTAGAGGCTTATAATACTTTAAATAAAAATAAAAAGGCTAATACAAATTTAGGAGCTTAGCAAATATATAACTTTATAAAATAATAATTAGATTATCCCTATACAAAATATAAGACTTCAGTAGAATATTAGGTCAAGATTATGACACTTTGCCTAAGTTTTACTGAAGTTTTGTTTTTTATTATATATATAAAGTTATAACTTTATTATAAATCTATGCTAATTAAAACTTAAATAGTAAAGATATTATTTAAAAGCACTTAATGAGGTGAATTACTATTTTTGTTAATATATAATTTTGCTTTACGATATAATAAATAATTACTTTTGTCATAGTGAAAAATTACCTTAGATACTAACATATAATTCATTTTTCTTATATAATAAGATTAATAATAATTAACTGATTTATTATATTAATATGAGATTGAGGATTTAGTAAATAAAAAAATAATTTTATAAATGGAGGGATAAAAAGTGAAGGGTAAAAGTAGTTTAGGTATTATATTTCTTGTTATAGGCTTAGGAATATTTTTAGAAGCATTAAATTTATGGGATTTTGGAAATATTATAAG contains the following coding sequences:
- a CDS encoding helix-turn-helix transcriptional regulator, which codes for MKNRIKEFREVFGLTQEQLGKLIGVSRQAINAIETEKFEPSIWLAYDICKIFHRSIEEVFLFEESEKKSRARQSRGVF
- a CDS encoding alpha/beta hydrolase — its product is MKVILLILLILLLVIVFVVSWRLTDVVIYPIVRKAEFTYQKEIEQGGFVEEEFNKLEKEEITIKSPFGYDLKGMYFPGKNPKKTVIICHGIKCNLYNSVKYMKIFMEKGFNGVIYDHRNHGSSGGENTTFGYYEKQDLKVVADWVFERNGEDSIVGIHGESMGAGTILQNAAIDDRIAFYVADCPYSSMKGILQLRLKEDYKLPAFPFIPVASFISKLRVGVLFSQVSPIKDIEKVETPILFIHGIEDEYIPKEMSIDMYKNKRIGIKDIYLAPNADHAESYIKNKKEYKERIYKFLEEINL
- a CDS encoding (2Fe-2S)-binding protein; protein product: MNNNANEQIMDKLKKVCICKNINRLTIKNAIKSGAKTVEEVRKATGAGTGACKGNRCTYTIEKLLEEYSK
- a CDS encoding carbon starvation protein A, producing the protein MNSVVLLLTGIILFLIAYLTYGRWLAKHWGIDISKQTPAHTKFDNVDYCPADAKILLGHHFSSIAGAGPIAGPIQASIFGWVPVMLWIVIGSIFIGGVHDFGSLFASIRHGGNSIGEIIRVNIGEKGKKLFNIFAWVTLVLVVAAFTDICASTFAYNPQTPELLTGARSGTASILFIILAMGFGFFVYRRNAPVGVSTIVGVALLFFCIYIGYRFPVLKLSKFQWQIILLIYITAASTMPVWLLLQPRDYLCSFLLYAMLIGAFIGILVLHPTMQLAPTTSFTVKGQTLFPFLFVTVACGAVSGFHSLVSSGTSSKQLNSEKDTQLIGYGSMLIEGVVAIIALIAVGYVAKAKGTPAQIFANGCAAFMNSFGIPLAIGKVFVTLSFSAFALTSLDTATRIGRYIFQEFFQGSNEKEVEKKSIFSNMYVSTLITVFCALGLLLYGYEKIWPIFGSANQLLAALALLSLTAWLSRREKKTIMIIIPMIFMFAVTLSALFLIIKSYLFGAKPNYILGVMAVILLVLAVVLAVEAYNTLNKNKKANTNLGA
- the def gene encoding peptide deformylase, with amino-acid sequence MALRQIRMFDDKILRKKSKVVEVVDDKIRQILNDMADTMYNTENGGGLAGPQVGILKRLVVIDMGQGLIKLVNPKIINKEGTQEVIEGCLSIPNTWGKLIRPKKVTIQALNECGKKIILTGTGDLAKCFCHEIDHLEGIVFTDLVTKYIK
- a CDS encoding CBO0543 family protein — translated: MLFNIIIAFIIPWISGIVFYFKDRKVLFTIAPFQSVIAYTVNSLGFFYNFWSIYPQQYGKFATIPYDLGIYPILSVYLIHYINKSKINPYILVFIATIFTTSLEWLGILSGKIFYSNGWNIGFTFISYLLPYLINYWFYTQLKKMNVFN